Proteins from one Telopea speciosissima isolate NSW1024214 ecotype Mountain lineage chromosome 1, Tspe_v1, whole genome shotgun sequence genomic window:
- the LOC122652880 gene encoding protein NRT1/ PTR FAMILY 6.3: MDLPEIKENTLSDAWDYKGRLAERSKTGGWTSAAMILGVEMCERLTTLGIGVNLVTYLTNTMHLGNATAANTVTNFLGTSFILCLFGGFIADTFLGRYLTISIFAAVQATGVTVLTISTVIPSLRPPSCTAGDSCVQARGLQLSVLYLALYLTALGTGGVKSSVSGFGSDQFDDLDPKERTQMTKFFNWFFFFISIGSLAAVTILVYIQDNLGRYWGYGICAAAILIGLSVFLSGTRRYRFKNLMGSPLTHIATVFVAAWRKREMELPSDPSLLYEIHDSDNNEEIKKWKKQRLPRTKQFNFLDKAAIKEADADQGWGVVNKWRLQTVTDVEEVKMVIRMVPIWATTIMFWTVYAQMSTFSVSQATTMDRHIGSSFQIPPASLTVFFVGSILLTVPVYDRFIVPLTRRISQNPQGLTPLQRIAVGLVFSMLAMVAAALSELKRLTVARSHGLTDDPKAVIPLSVFWLVPQFFFVGAGEAFTYIGQLDFFLRECPKGMKTMSTGMFLTTLSLGFFLSSLLVSIVHKVTGNGNPWLPDNLNQGRLYNFYWLLAVLSGVNLGFYLMASTWYVYKERRFTEEEIVLEKTEGACHA, translated from the exons ATGGATCTCCCTGAGATCAAGGAAAACACCTTATCAGATGCTTGGGATTACAAGGGCCGCCTTGCCGAGAGATCCAAAACGGGCGGCTGGACAAGTGCAGCCATGATCCTAG GTGTTGAGATGTGCGAGAGGCTAACGACGCTAGGCATAGGCGTGAATTTGGTCACTTACCTGACGAACACTATGCATTTGGGCAACGCCACCGCTGCCAACACCGTTACCAACTTCTTGGGCACCTCCTTCATTCTTTGCCTGTTCGGCGGCTTCATCGCCGATACCTTTCTCGGCAGGTACCTCACCATAAGCATCTTCGCCGCAGTTCAAGCCACA ggagTGACGGTATTGACGATATCCACCGTGATCCCTAGCTTGCGACCACCGAGTTGCACCGCCGGTGATTCCTGCGTCCAGGCAAGAGGTTTACAACTGTCGGTGTTATACCTCGCGTTGTATCTCACCGCACTCGGTACAGGCGGTGTGAAATCAAGTGTATCTGGATTCGGGTCAGACCAATTCGATGACTTAGACCCGAAAGAGAGAACCCAGATGACTAAGTTCTTTaactggttcttcttcttcataagCATCGGATCATTGGCAGCAGTGACAATCTTGGTTTATATTCAAGACAACCTGGGTAGGTATTGGGGTTACGGCATCTGCGCCGCTGCAATCCTGATCGGGCTCTCGGTTTTCTTATCGGGCACGAGACGGTACCGATTCAAGAACCTGATGGGAAGCCCACTCACTCATATCGCAACGGTGTTTGTTGCTGcttggaggaagagagaaatggAATTACCGTCCGATCCATCGCTCCTGTACGAGATTCACGATAGTGACAACAATGAAGAGataaagaaatggaagaaacaGAGACTTCCTCGCACTAAACAGTTCAA ttttctaGACAAGGCGGCGATCAAAGAAGCCGACGCGGACCAAGGTTGGGGTGTGGTAAACAAATGGCGGTTACAGACGGTAACGGACGTGGAGGAAGTGAAGATGGTGATACGAATGGTACCAATATGGGCCACCACCATAATGTTCTGGACGGTGTACGCTCAGATGTCGACGTTCTCCGTATCACAGGCCACCACTATGGACCGACATATCGGCAGTTCATTCCAAATCCCACCTGCCTCTCTTACGGTTTTCTTCGTGGGCAGTATACTTCTCACCGTCCCTGTCTACGACCGTTTCATCGTGCCTCTCACCCGCCGCATATCTCAAAACCCACAAGGCCTCACCCCGTTGCAACGCATCGCTGTGGGCCTCGTGTTTTCTATGCTCGCTATGGTAGCCGCGGCGCTGTCCGAGTTGAAGCGGTTGACAGTGGCGAGATCGCACGGCTTGACGGATGATCCGAAGGCCGTAATACCTCTGAGTGTGTTCTGGTTGGTCCCACAGTTCTTCTTTGTGGGGGCAGGGGAGGCTTTCACTTACATTGGGCAGCTTGATTTCTTTCTAAGGGAGTGCCCGAAAGGAATGAAGACCATGAGCACGGGCATGTTCTTGACCACGCTCTCGCTTGGGTTCTTCTTGAGTTCATTACTAGTCTCTATAGTACACAAGGTGACCGGCAACGGGAATCCGTGGTTACCCGATAACTTGAACCAAGGGAGGCTCTACAATTTTTACTGGCTGTTGGCGGTTTTGAGTGGGGTGAATCTGGGTTTTTATCTGATGGCTAGTACATGGTACGTGTACAAGGAGCGTAGGTTTACGGAGGAGGAGATTGTATTAGAGAAAACTGAGGGCGCTTGTCATGCTTGA